The sequence GAGGGGAACACGATCCGGCGGCGGGAAGGCGGCGAGGAAGCGCGCCTGGAGGTCAAGGACGGCGTGCTGGTCTTTGCGGACGCGCACGTCCGGGTGCGGTTCACCCCCGATTTCGGGATCGAGGGGATGGCGTTGAAGACGGGGTTCCCCGGGACGCGCTCCCTGAGGCCGGCGGCGGAGATGGCGGTCCTGCTCCGGGGCGTTCGGGATTCGCTCCCGTTCTTGCTCGGCACCGGCAAGCGCGGCTGATCCACCCGGCGAACATGGCCTGACCGGAAGCCTGAGGGTGTTATGGCCATCCCCATCGGCACCTCTGTGTACGGATGTGTGTTTCCGCGCTATACTCCAAGTGTGAGCCCGACCCATCGTTTCGCGGTGAGCACGCCGGGGGCGGAGTGGGTCGCCGCCGTGAAGGAACGCCATGGGTGAGCCGATCGCGTTCCGCTGTGTGGGTTGTGGCCGAGAGTACGACCCGTGGTCGGTGGACTACGCCTGCCCCCGGTGCGGGCCCTTGAGCGGGACGCTGGAGGTGCTCTACGACTACCGGGCCCTGGCCAGGCGCCTTGTCCCCGGGAGCTTCGCCGAGACGCGGCGGAACTCGCTGTGGCGGTACGAGGAGCTCCTCCCGGTAGGGGTGGAGTACGCGGTGCCCCTGCGGCCGGGGTGGACCCCGCTCTACGAGTGCCCGACTTTGGCCGCCGAGCTCGGCCTTGGGGCGCTGTGGATCAAGGACGACACCCTCAACCCCACCGCCTCCTGCAAGGATCGGGGCACGGCGGTGGCGGTGGCCGCGGCGAGGAAGCTCGGTCGGGATGCGTGCGCCTGCGCCTCCACCGGGAATGCGGCCACGTCCCTCGCCGGGTTCTGCGCTGCGGCCGGGATCCCCTGCTACATCTTCGTTCCCAAGAACGCCCCCCGCCCCAAGGTCGCTCAGCTCCTCGCGTTCGGGGCGATGGTGTTCGTCGTGGATGGCACCTACGGCGAGGCCTATGAGCTCGCGATCCAAGCTGCAGACCGGTTTGGGTGGTACAACCGCTCCGATGGGTGGAACCCGATGGTGGTGGAGGGGAACAAGACCGGGGCCCTCGAGGTGTGGGAGCAGATCGGCGGGGACCCCCTGGACTTCGCCCTGGTGGCCGCAGGGGATGGGTCGGTGGTGTCCGGGATCTGCAAGGGGTTCCAGGAGCTGGTGAAGGTGGGGCTGGCCGACCGGGTGCCCCGGGTGTACGGGGTGCAGGCGGCCGGGGCGGCGGCCATCGCCCATGCCTTTGAGCGCCACGAACAGGGCCGGCCGATCCTCCCCGCGGAGGAGCGGGCGGACACGGTGGCCGACTCGATCCGGGTCGGTACGCCCCGCGACGTGGTGAAGGCGGTGCGCTGCGTGGCCGCCACCGGCGGTGGGTTTGTCACCGTGACCGACGACGAGATCGTGTCCGGGGTCCAGGAGCTGGCCCGCCGGGCCGGGGTGTTCGCCGAGCCGGCCGGGGCCGCCCCATGCGCCGGGCTCCTCCGGCTCCTGCGCGACGGGGCCGTGCCGGAAGGGGCGAAGGTGGTCCTGTTCATCACCGGGTCCGGGCTTAAGGACCCGGAGGGGGCGCTGCGAGGGCTCCCCGAGCCCACCCTGATCCCGCCGCGGATCGAGGCGGTGGCGGAGGCGGTGGGCGAATGACGATCCAGTTCAGGCTGAACGGGCGTCCGGTGGCGGTGGACGTGCCACCGGGGCGCCGCCTCCTCGACCTCCTGCGCGAGGACCTGGGCCTCACCGGGGCGAAGGAGGGATGCGGGGAGGGGGAATGCGGGGCGTGCACGGTGGTGGTGGACGGAAAGCCCCGCCTGGCCTGCCTCACCGCCGCCGTCCAGGTGGAGGGGAAGGACGTCCTGACCATCGAGGGTTTGAGCGAGGCCGGCCAGCTGGATCTTCTGCAGGAGGCGTTCATCGAGACGGCAGGCGTGCAATGCGGGTTCTGCACGCCGGGTCTCGTCATGGCCGCGTATGCCCTCCTCCGGGAGAACCCACGGCCTACGCGGGACGAGGTGCGGGCGTATCTGTCCGGCAACCTATGTCGGTGTACCGGGTACGCGCAGGTGGTGGAGGCGGTGCTGCGGGCGGCGGAGAAGGCCTGCCCCCGGTGACCGGGGTCGTGCTCGCCGCCGGGGCCGGCCGCCGCATGAAAGAGATGCGGAGCTCCGAAGGGGATCCAGCTCTCCTGGGGCGGCCCAAGCTTCTTTTGCTGCTCGATGGGCGGCCGCTCCTCGCGTGGGTGCTAAGCCTCGTGGAACGGCTGCCCCTTGCGGAGCGGGTGATCGTCCTCGGGGCCGAGGCCCAAGCGATCCGTCAAGCGTTGTTCCCCCCTCACCCCGGCCCTCTCCCGCAAGGGGGAGAGGGAGGGGGGAGGTGGCGGATCGTGATCAACGAGGATTGGCCCGAGGGGATTGGGGCCTCGCTCAGGCGAGCGGCGGAGGAGGTGGAGGGAGGGATGCTCCTGTTCCTCGGGGACATGCCGTGGGTGCCGGAGGCCGGGGCACGGGCCGTGCTCGCGCGGGCCGGGGACCGGCCGGTGGCGCTCTCCTACCGTGGGCAGCGGGGGTTCCCGGTGTACCTTCCCCCTTCGCTCGGGCCGGGGCTTCTCGTGCTTGCGGGCGATGTGGGCGCCCGGGATCTTTTGGCCGACTGTGAGCTGATCCCGTGGGACGACCCCGGGGTGATCCGGGACGTGGACGTGGCCGACGACCTTGGGCAACCTCAACGATGTCTGCGACGTTCGTGTTTGTGAGCGCCGTGATGTGTCCACGAGGAGGCCGGTGGTGCGTAGAACCGGTCTGGCGGAGATCGTGAGGCCGCGGGACCTCGCCGAGGCGGTGTGCCTGGTCGCCGAGGGGGGGAAACCCCTCGCCGGGGGCACGGACGTATTCGTGCGGCTGCGGAAGGGGGTCGAGCGCCCGCCGTTCTTGGTGTACATTGGGGACCTCCCCGAGCTGCGCCGGGTCTCGGTGGGCGAAAGCAAGGTCGAGATCGGGGCCGCGGCCACCCACGCCGAGATCCTCGCCTCCCCGGCCGCAGCGCGGCTCCCCATCCTCAGGCTGGCCCTGGAGACCATCGGCTCCCCGGCCATTCGGGCCATGGGGACCCTGGGCGGGAACCTGGCCAACGCCTCCCCGGCCGGGGATGGCCTTATCCCCCTGTACCTCCTCGAGGCGCGGGTGAACTTGGTGGGACCGGACGGGGAGCGGGCGCTGCCGGTGGAGGAGTTCGTCCTCGGCCCTGGGAAAACGGCCCTGCGGCCGGGGGAACTCATCCGTTCCCTGTACCTGCCGTTCCCCGAGGGGGCACCTCGGGCGTACTTCCGCAAGGTGGGACGCCGGCGGGCCCTGATCATCGCCATCGCTTCCCTTGGGGCCCTCCTCTGGCTGCGGGATGGCACGATCGAGCGGGCGCGCCTCGCCCTGGGATCGGTCGCCCCCACCGTGGTCCGACCGCGGGAGGTGGAGGCGGCGCTGACCGGGCGGCCTCTGGCCCCGGACGCCCTCGCCGACCTGGTGGAGACGCTGTCCGCGGCCACCCGGCCCATCTCCGACCTCCGGGCCTCGGCCGACTACCGCAGGACGGTAGCCGGCCGGCTGCTCCTGGACCTGGCCTGCGCCCTTTCTCCGGGCGGTTAGGAGGTGGAGGTGAACGAGATTACGCTCTCGGCGATCAAGGCCGATGTGGGCAGCGTCGGCGGGCATCTCACCCCGTCTTGGGAGATGTTGGCCCGGGTCAAGGAGTTCCTGTCGCGCGAGGGAGGCGGTATCCTGATCGATCACCACGTGACCCACCTCGGGGACGACATCTGCCTCCTCCTTTCCCATCGGGAGGGGGTGGGGAGCCGCGAGGTGCACAAGCTGGCGTGGGAGGCGTTCAAGATGGGGGCGCGGATCGCCCGGGAGGCAGGGTTATACGGCGCCGGCCAGGATCTCCTCCGGGACGCGTTCTCCGGCAACGTGCGCGGCCTCGGGCCGGGGGTGGCCGAGCTTTCGTTCCTCGAACGCCCTGGCGAGGCGTTCCTCCTGCTCCTCGCCGACAAGACCTCCCCGGGGGCGCTGAACCTCCCCCTGTACCTGGCGTTCGCCGATCCGATGCACTGTTCCGGCCTGATCCTGTCCCCATCCTTGGGGCAGGGGTTCCGGTTCACGGTGATGGACGTGGCCCATACCAAGGCCGACCGGGTGATCGAACTCGATGCCCCGGAAGATCTGTACGATCTGGCCGCCCTCCTTCGTGATAACGACCGGTTCGTGATCGAGAAGATCCACGCCCGAGCAAGCGGGGACCAGGCGGTGGCCTGTTCTACCACGCGCCTCACCGCCATCGCCGGCCGCTACGTGGGCAAGGACGACCCGGTAGCCATCGTGCGGGTACAGAAGGACTTCCCCGCCACCGGCGAAGTGCTGGCTCCCTTTGCCCTCGTCCATTACGTGCCCGGGTTCATGCGCGGGAGCCACATCGGGCCCTTGATGCCGGTGCGCGCAGGCACCCCGGTGTCCTACTTCGACGGCCCACCTCAGGTCATGGCCCTCGCCTTCTCCTGTCACGGTGGGCGCCTCTCCGATCCGGTGGATGCGTTCGACCATCCGTTTTGGGACCGGATCAGAGACCAGGCGGCGGAGAAGTCCCTGGAGATCCGGCGCCAAGGGTTCTTCGGCCCGGCCATGCTCGGAATGGCCGAGCTCGAGTACACCGGGATCGCGGACCGGCTGAAGGCGCTCGAGGCGCGGTTTGCCGTGCGTGCGTGAGCCCGGCCGGCGATTGGCATGGGTCAGGGGATCGGGGTATCCTGAGGTATCTTCCCCCAAGATGTTCTCCTGGTGAGGGCGTTTTTGGGGCCAGCCGTTTAGGGCAGAGAATGCTGAACACGATCGAGCGGGTGATCATTTCGGTCGACGAGATCGGCCAGCGGGTGCGGGAGCTCGGGGCCCAGATCTCCGCGGACTACCGCGCCGGGGCCGGGCGCGACCCCCACCGGCGGCCGCTCTTGGTGGTGGGCCTCCTCAAGGGGGCGATGCCGTTCATGGCCGACCTCATCCGGGCCATGGACATCCCCCTCGAGTACGACTTCATGGCCGTCTCGAGCTACCGCAACGGCACCAGTCCCGGGGAGGTGCGGATCCTCAAGGACCTCGACTGCGCCATTGGCCGCCGTGATCTCCTCATCGTCGAGGACATCGTGGACACCGGCCGGACCCTCCACCGCATCCTGAAGGGCCTCTCCGCCCGGGAGCCGGCCACGCTCCGGGTGTGCACGCTTCTGGACAAGCCGCATCGGCGGGAGGTGGAGGTGCCGGTGGACTACGTGGGGTTCGTGCTGCCGGAGAACCTGTTCGTGGTGGGGTATGGGCTCGACTACGCCGAGCTCTACCGGAACCTGCCGTTCATCGGCGTGCTCAAAAGGCGTGAGGCGTAACGGATCACGGATAGGGGACAGGGGATGATCGTCCTCGGCATCGAGACCTCCTGCGACGAGACGGCGGTGGCGGTGGTGCGCGACGGGGGGGAGATGCTGGTGAACCTCGTCTACTCCCAGGCCGACCTTCACGCCCGCTACGGGGGCGTGGTGCCGGAGGCCGCGTCCCGCGATCACCTGCGCAAGCTCCCCTACCTTGTCCAGGAAGCGCTCGTCGCGGCCGGGGTGAGCTGGGACGGGATCGACCTCGTGGGGGTGACCTACG comes from Candidatus Acetothermia bacterium and encodes:
- the thrC gene encoding threonine synthase; this translates as MGEPIAFRCVGCGREYDPWSVDYACPRCGPLSGTLEVLYDYRALARRLVPGSFAETRRNSLWRYEELLPVGVEYAVPLRPGWTPLYECPTLAAELGLGALWIKDDTLNPTASCKDRGTAVAVAAARKLGRDACACASTGNAATSLAGFCAAAGIPCYIFVPKNAPRPKVAQLLAFGAMVFVVDGTYGEAYELAIQAADRFGWYNRSDGWNPMVVEGNKTGALEVWEQIGGDPLDFALVAAGDGSVVSGICKGFQELVKVGLADRVPRVYGVQAAGAAAIAHAFERHEQGRPILPAEERADTVADSIRVGTPRDVVKAVRCVAATGGGFVTVTDDEIVSGVQELARRAGVFAEPAGAAPCAGLLRLLRDGAVPEGAKVVLFITGSGLKDPEGALRGLPEPTLIPPRIEAVAEAVGE
- a CDS encoding (2Fe-2S)-binding protein → MTIQFRLNGRPVAVDVPPGRRLLDLLREDLGLTGAKEGCGEGECGACTVVVDGKPRLACLTAAVQVEGKDVLTIEGLSEAGQLDLLQEAFIETAGVQCGFCTPGLVMAAYALLRENPRPTRDEVRAYLSGNLCRCTGYAQVVEAVLRAAEKACPR
- a CDS encoding NTP transferase domain-containing protein, which encodes MTGVVLAAGAGRRMKEMRSSEGDPALLGRPKLLLLLDGRPLLAWVLSLVERLPLAERVIVLGAEAQAIRQALFPPHPGPLPQGGEGGGRWRIVINEDWPEGIGASLRRAAEEVEGGMLLFLGDMPWVPEAGARAVLARAGDRPVALSYRGQRGFPVYLPPSLGPGLLVLAGDVGARDLLADCELIPWDDPGVIRDVDVADDLGQPQRCLRRSCL
- a CDS encoding xanthine dehydrogenase family protein subunit M encodes the protein MVRRTGLAEIVRPRDLAEAVCLVAEGGKPLAGGTDVFVRLRKGVERPPFLVYIGDLPELRRVSVGESKVEIGAAATHAEILASPAAARLPILRLALETIGSPAIRAMGTLGGNLANASPAGDGLIPLYLLEARVNLVGPDGERALPVEEFVLGPGKTALRPGELIRSLYLPFPEGAPRAYFRKVGRRRALIIAIASLGALLWLRDGTIERARLALGSVAPTVVRPREVEAALTGRPLAPDALADLVETLSAATRPISDLRASADYRRTVAGRLLLDLACALSPGG
- a CDS encoding fructose-1,6-bisphosphatase; translation: MNEITLSAIKADVGSVGGHLTPSWEMLARVKEFLSREGGGILIDHHVTHLGDDICLLLSHREGVGSREVHKLAWEAFKMGARIAREAGLYGAGQDLLRDAFSGNVRGLGPGVAELSFLERPGEAFLLLLADKTSPGALNLPLYLAFADPMHCSGLILSPSLGQGFRFTVMDVAHTKADRVIELDAPEDLYDLAALLRDNDRFVIEKIHARASGDQAVACSTTRLTAIAGRYVGKDDPVAIVRVQKDFPATGEVLAPFALVHYVPGFMRGSHIGPLMPVRAGTPVSYFDGPPQVMALAFSCHGGRLSDPVDAFDHPFWDRIRDQAAEKSLEIRRQGFFGPAMLGMAELEYTGIADRLKALEARFAVRA
- the hpt gene encoding hypoxanthine phosphoribosyltransferase — encoded protein: MLNTIERVIISVDEIGQRVRELGAQISADYRAGAGRDPHRRPLLVVGLLKGAMPFMADLIRAMDIPLEYDFMAVSSYRNGTSPGEVRILKDLDCAIGRRDLLIVEDIVDTGRTLHRILKGLSAREPATLRVCTLLDKPHRREVEVPVDYVGFVLPENLFVVGYGLDYAELYRNLPFIGVLKRREA